ATCTTAAGAAATTTATgttatgaaatatatacaGTATTATGTGAAACTTCAAAAACTACAAAACATGTTTATGACATGTTAAGAAATGAATCTAATACTACCATAGAATTAAGTAGACTAGAAGAagtattattaaataatggttataaaaaaaaaattgaagaTGTAGAAAAGaatgtattaaaaagaTTTAATATAAGTGTAGAAGATTTTTAtgatgaattaaaaaattatgaaaaagatatagatgtacaaaaatatttaaattctataaaaaaaatgtataatgAAGCCCTTCTAGGGTTACAACCAAAATTACCTTCAattgatgataatatttctcaagatgttattattaatttaactagtcttatttataaagaaaaaagaaaaatatataaaaccAAAATAGATTctatgataaaaaataatgaaattattGATATCCAAAATACATTGTCTAATACTcaattttttgaaaatcTTCATAAATCTACACAACATgtagaagaaaaaattattaaagaaaataataaccTAGTACCAAATCTTTTTACCTTTAAATATTTAGTTAGCTATTATTCAAATGATCCtaattttttacaaaaaaaaaaatatctaGAATCAAAACATGgagaaaaaattattaaaatattaaaaatcaaaacaaataaaaagaagaaaaaaagaacatCTAAAGAAGATCGTCAAAGTAGTCATAGCAGTGTTAGCTTTAAAAGCACACCAAGTCATGATGTTTACAGTGCTGACCATCTTGCTCCAATTGAAAAAGAGGAAGATCAGTACTCTCAACAATCTATGGAAATGGACCACATGGACAAAGATAGCCATGTTGATTCTATTTCATTTAATGTAGATGCAGATCTAGAAAAAGTGGATGAGCAAATTGAATACCATAGTGAAAGTGGTGTCATGCAACCAGAAAAGGAATATTATGAAGGCGAGCATATTACTATTAGATATGAAGAAGAGGATATCAGTGAAATTTATGAAGAGGAGCATATAAGTGATAGATATGAAGAGGAACATATAAGTGATAGACATGTAGAGGGAGATGTAAGTGCTAGATATGAAGAGGAACCTGTAAGTGTTATATATGAAGAGGAACATATAAGTGATAGATATGAAGAGGAACACGTAAGCGATAGATATGAAGAGGAACATATAAG
This region of Plasmodium gaboni strain SY75 chromosome 12, whole genome shotgun sequence genomic DNA includes:
- a CDS encoding hypothetical protein (conserved Plasmodium protein, unknown function) — encoded protein: GLFVGSFFFIWYITGEKIFKKKKKIVKENILLILRNLCYEIYTVLCETSKTTKHVYDMLRNESNTTIELSRLEEVLLNNGYKKKIEDVEKNVLKRFNISVEDFYDELKNYEKDIDVQKYLNSIKKMYNEALLGLQPKLPSIDDNISQDVIINLTSLIYKEKRKIYKTKIDSMIKNNEIIDIQNTLSNTQFFENLHKSTQHVEEKIIKENNNLVPNLFTFKYLVSYYSNDPNFLQKKKYLESKHGEKIIKILKIKTNKKKKKRTSKEDRQSSHSSVSFKSTPSHDVYSADHLAPIEKEEDQYSQQSMEMDHMDKDSHVDSISFNVDADLEKVDEQIEYHSESGVMQPEKEYYEGEHITIRYEEEDISEIYEEEHISDRYEEEHISDRHVEGDVSARYEEEPVSVIYEEEHISDRYEEEHVSDRYEEEHISDRYEEEHVSDRYEEEHVSDRYEEEHISDRFEEPVSDGHVEEPVSEGHVDEHVSDRYEEEHASDRHVEEHVSDRYEEEHISDRHVEEHVSEGHVDEHVSDRYEEEHISDRFEEPVSDEHVEEHISDRYEEPVSDGHVEGPVSDGHVDEPVSDRYEEEHISEGHVDEHISEGHVDEHISEGHVDEHISEGLVDEHIS